From the Plasmodium gaboni strain SY75 chromosome Unknown, whole genome shotgun sequence genome, the window ATCTTTCatgatatttattttctatatcaTCATAAATTATACGAATTTTCCAACTGATCGTCTTCATTGgttacattattattattttcatcaaaATGTATATCCATAGATATATTTGTGCGTAAATTCTTTGTTTGAGAACCATTATTTTTCGTTATAAGATCATTAGGAGGAATATTTGTTGAACAAAAATCTTCAAGAGATGTTATATGATTATGTTCATTAGTATTTGCAttaatcatattataattttcatcattAATTCTATTAATATCATCAATAGTTGATGTATACAATACATgttctttattttcattattcCATTCTTCATTCAATTGGTTCAACATTTCTTCCTTATTATTCCATTTGTTACACATATCTCTATGTCTATCTAACCATTTATGGAACAAATCTATTTGATTATTTATAGGATCACTATGTGTTCCCTTGACACCACGATTTGTTGATATATTGTTTGGATGTTTTGTTCcatataattcattttcttttcttttgaGCAACTCATCATAAATATCATTACCACTATTTAACGaatcatttattaaatcaATTCCAGTATATTGATCATTTGAAACATATTTTGAATCATCTGTAGTATTAGTGCTAATATTTTTTGGAACATTCCaatcaatattatatataatttcgTTATCATCACTATATAATTTTCGATCTTGGATTTGTGTAATAAAAGGTTTTTCTTCAATATTTACGtctaaaatattaatttgtgtatttttataaatattcttatCAATGGTATCCTCATTAGGTAAATCcttttgtatattttgtaaatattgCGAGATAAAATCTTGTTTCAGTTGATTCCATTCCTCATCTGTAAGTTTATTACTatcatcttttttatacataGATTTATCATCATGGGCTTTACTGCTAGGTTTTAATACCACTTCGATCAAAGTTTTATATTTAGGTGATTTATAGGgatatatatcatttatatcaatCTCTTCATACTCACTTTCTGACGAAGTTACGTCAGTCGTATCAGATGtaaacatatatttgtCATCTTCTGTATCACGttccatatatatgtacGTTTTTCCTTTATATTTACCATATGGTACATATCTATTGGTAGATGTTTTATCAGGGATGCCATAATCGTTTTGTGGTATATCAATAACGCGAAAAAGTTTCGTAGGTCCAAGTTTGGGATTTTTCTAGAAAAAACAAACATATGTAGGTATATGTAGGTGcagtatatatatatttaattttttttttttttttttactatttatttatttaaattacATTTTAGCTTTcattgtatataatttttatatatttttttttttttaagaaatttttttttataaaatttctcatattttattttaaataaatttttttttatgttttttttttttttttttttaattaaattttttattattttctttttgataaaatttctcattttttattttaactgaaatttttttttttttcttatttaaaaaaattttcatattcatttttatttttaaatgtgtgaaaatttttttgttccttcttttgttattttattttatttttttagaaATATGTTTCCTTATtacttttttcttttttttcaatataaatacatatattaaatatatataaaacatatcGAAACATGACAcatatacacatatatgaaaatatatataagatatacatacaaatacaccaaaataatatttatatgtgttaATTACCTTAAGGTAAAACAGTAAAGCGATCGAACCTAGTGCAAAACTTATTCCAACAGGGAGAGTGGAAGATAAAATTTCACTATTTATTGGTTCGTCGTGTTGTGTTCCTTGAGGTGTTACGGGTGGTCTAGGTGAAGGTGGAGTTGCTGGTGCAGGAGGAGGTTCTGCGGGAGTTTGACTTGAATCACTACTCTTAATTTTATCGATGATTTCCTTAAGTTCATTTAGAACATTTTTTGCAGATTGAACTCCATACTCAGATACTTTAGAAATTATACCGGGAGCAGCATCGAAAGCTTTTTTTGCAATTTCTGGACCGAATCCTCTAAGAGTAAAAAATTTGTAAAATGCTGTATCCTTAGGATGAATACTATCAATTTGAGCTTTTAAAACTAATTCCTTGAATAATTCGTTCTCTTTGTCTTGATAATCAgatattttttgtaaatcATCATAGTTACAATTACATTCAGAACATTTGCTTTTCACATAATCTTCAACATTTGATGGTAATTGTTGACCTCCGGATGAACcatttttatctttatacTTTTCATATGCTTCCTTTAATCCTTTCCATTGTCTATTTCTATTTAAATACCAATCtctatatttatttaataattgTTTGCAATATTTGTCTCCTATCTCAGTAATTGTTTTAGGCTTTTGTTCTTGAagtttttttaaacattGGTCTACAACCGTTTTTGcttctttttgtttttcatcacaaaatatttttgcCCATTCTTCTAACCATCGAAGAAATTGAGGAGTATCATCTTCTTTAGGTACAGGACACCATGTATTGTCCAAGGTTTTACTTTTGTTTTCTGATTTATATCCGCATAACATTGCGTGCCAAACatgttttttattattatccCACCATTGTT encodes:
- a CDS encoding putative EMP1-like protein; translated protein: TWRCNNINKKHDNLCLPPRREHMCIKKINDMMSSTVDNKDKLLNAVMEAAKDEAIDILKKLKPEKETEFSNICDAMKYSFADIGDIIRGRDLWNNDRKNESIQRRLDTIFRNIYDQLKNDKNKYNQDGARFYKLREEWWNTNRKNIWKAMTCVAPNDAKFKKKKDETGTTTTTSAHVKCGHNKITPVDDYIPQPFRWLTEWSEYYCKASSHVKCGHLKTTPVDDYIPQPFRWLTEWSEYYCKGMNKKLAELKGKCETCTSGSPCKDDQDGKICEECKEKCTSFGKFVKEWQQKFNIQSTIYNELYQKSDNASTNNTNNSFNRSTKRNRRRTGIVEDDDNKRTDNFLKQVKNKCGDDAKTAEQYLDKTTKCIPYKFTKSDAVAGATSNDDNYAFNDKPPKPYENKCECERPDPLDKCPDENTNTYEKVCKNLSITKTCINKNFNNDLDSWTPYEVKELTGNNKGVLVPPRRRKLCLRNITTKLRSIKNKDNFKKILLDYVFTEGKFLGEKYKNQPTKALEAMKYSFADYGDIIKGTDMIEGILVNDLNDRLNKIFSNNDSTSTNTNDDQKQWWDNNKKHVWHAMLCGYKSENKSKTLDNTWCPVPKEDDTPQFLRWLEEWAKIFCDEKQKEAKTVVDQCLKKLQEQKPKTITEIGDKYCKQLLNKYRDWYLNRNRQWKGLKEAYEKYKDKNGSSGGQQLPSNVEDYVKSKCSECNCNYDDLQKISDYQDKENELFKELVLKAQIDSIHPKDTAFYKFFTLRGFGPEIAKKAFDAAPGIISKVSEYGVQSAKNVLNELKEIIDKIKSSDSSQTPAEPPPAPATPPSPRPPVTPQGTQHDEPINSEILSSTLPVGISFALGSIALLFYLKKNPKLGPTKLFRVIDIPQNDYGIPDKTSTNRYVPYGKYKGKTYIYMERDTEDDKYMFTSDTTDVTSSESEYEEIDINDIYPYKSPKYKTLIEVVLKPSSKAHDDKSMYKKDDSNKLTDEEWNQLKQDFISQYLQNIQKDLPNEDTIDKNIYKNTQINILDVNIEEKPFITQIQDRKLYSDDNEIIYNIDWNVPKNISTNTTDDSKYVSNDQYTGIDLINDSLNSGNDIYDELLKRKENELYGTKHPNNISTNRGVKGTHSDPINNQIDLFHKWLDRHRDMCNKWNNKEEMLNQLNEEWNNENKEHVLYTSTIDDINRINDENYNMINANTNEHNHITSLEDFCSTNIPPNDLITKNNGSQTKNLRTNISMDIHFDENNNNVTNEDDQLENSYNL